One Oncorhynchus keta strain PuntledgeMale-10-30-2019 chromosome 34, Oket_V2, whole genome shotgun sequence genomic window, GAAAAAGACACTTGAAATAACTCAATTAAATAGTAGCTTTGCTTAACCTAGCCATAGCTCAAAATGACAGTAACAGGGTAGAACTCCAACCGTTACTCTGTGCCAAGTCTGCCATTTTAACCCACTAGAGAGGAGGCAAGAGTGGGGTCTTCCGTTGGGTGTAAGCATGCTTGAATAAAACAACCTAGTTTCCACACAATAAAGTCAATTTGTAAAGCAAAGAATGAGTTAAGTGCCCTGGGTTTTCCCATAGAAACAAGAATGCTTGGACAACTAATAACCAAGAAATACGAAACAAATCCCTTAAGTGAAACCCAGAGCTTTCAACAATAGCCTGCAATGTGCAAAAGGACTGTCCTTCCTTTAGAAAGATGAGCGATTTCGATTTTGTCACTCGCCTCAGCGTCGCAGGCATTCATAGTTGTATTTGGCCATGGTAAGCACAGGTTCTTGCTGGTTGTTCGTGTCAGCATGTGGTATGAATTTGGAGGGGGCAAACCTCACTGATCCCCTGTGTCTTGTGACAGTCCATATTTGTGCTCCAGCACATCAACTGTGGAAGAGAAGGCACTGAAAGAAAAGAGCAAGGGGTTATCACTTCCACAGGTAATTTTCACTATGCTGTATGTTTAAAATACTACTTACAAAAATGTGCTCAAGTACTTTTAATTTGGATAAATTAACACAACGGAATTACCTGAACATAACTTGATTGAAATGTATTAGTCAGTGGCCTGTAATCTGCTGAGCAGGCCAGTTATCATTACTCACCAGCCAGGTCTGATGATGCGGTATTTGCCGAGCACCGATAGGTCGACCACTGTTGACCCCAAGCGACTCTTGTCTCCTATTGGTCCGCCATCCACCACCACTGCTAACCGGGGCCACAAATCCTGGAACTCCTTTGGAGAAAATCCCTGTGTAACTATTTTGCCAAAGCCCTTTTACGCATCAGTGAAAAATGATGCACTGTTAAACCTTGTTTGGTTGTAGATGATGCAGTCCCACCTCCCCTCCAGTTCATGTTATAAAAAcagttctcacacacacagtgggttgTCTCTACATACATGTACAGCCACAGTGCTGGAGTGTGAGCTGATGTTGGCGCTGGTGAGGGCAAGAGGTTCCCCACACATCTGGCAGAGGCGTCTCATGAAGGCATGGTCCGGGATGCGCACTCCTACTAACTGGAAGGAACAGGTAAACACATCATCAACAGTCCAATACATACAATAAATAACTTAAAGTGCCAGACCAATATCTAACATGCAGAAAAGCAACACACATTTTCAAATTGAGTGGTTTATGAATTATAGTATAATTTGTCATCAATTTAGGGGCAGTgaattgtctgtctgtaatggtcCGTGTCCATGGAAGTCGTACCGGAGTGAATGGATTGAGGTCAGTGTTGAGTACTTCAGCTCGTTCCAGAACTAGAGTGACAGGGCCAGGCAACAGTTCCCCTATCAGCTCTTCCTTGACTGACACCTTACAGTACCTGCCACCACAAGGAAAAGGTCAAAAATAGAACATTTAGGCTAGGTTGCAATATTGCCTTTTTCACATTATAGGGCCGACCCAAACCTTACTGTGCCGGCACCGATGTTTTCATTTTCACTTTGTCCTTTCCAGCAAGGTAGATTTGATCAACTACAGTGGACGCGTAACAGGGCCAGTCCAGCTCAGCTTGGCTCTATAGTGTGAGTCAGGCATGTTGCAAGACATTGAGCCACAAGAACAATGATATGAACACCATCAATGCATGCTTACTTATAAATGTCTTTGATTTCTCCAACACAAATGGCCAGTGGTTTCTGACCCTTACGTCCTTTGATGTCATACACCTTTTTGATGGCATTGGAATTCTGAGCCAAGCAAGCCAGCCCGTATATTGTGTCCGTTGGCACAGCCACAACTTGCCCATCCTTTAGAGCCTCCACTGTTGAATTCAGGATTTCAGCACCATCTACACTTCAAAAGCAAACCATTAGGAATGAATGGTCTTATGCAAACAGCTTACATTGATTGATGTATGATCTCATGTCATCACGAGTAGACATTCAACAACCTCCCCCACAACAGAACTTGGCTAATGCAAAGCATTAAGATTTATTTATTGCAGAATACATgaaaaaaaagtttaaatgtaacctttatttaaacaggcaagtcagttaagaacaaattcttatttacaatgacggcctaccccagccaaacccggaaaacgctgggccaattgtgtgccaccctatgggactcccaatcacggccggatgtgattcagcctggattcgaaccaaggactgtagtgatgactcttgcactgagatgcagtgactttgaccactgcgccactcgggagccctaacaTGCTCATCACACTGCTAgcgcgttgcaaaataaatttaaaacatacatgttattcaattactCAAAATTAGAAGGGGGCCTTGCACCGGTTTGGGTACGGTGTAACACGTGCACTTAGATGAAACCATGAGAATGAGATAGTTAACTTCTCATATGGACCGTCATGACCTCTATTCAACTTAGAATATTTTCATTGTAGAACCTTGGCGTTTGGAGTTTCAATGGTGACATATTGAACCTACCTTGTAATCTTTCCTCACACTGGGCAGATGGTCCATTCATGACGGACTGCGGCGACAAGCGCAGCATTTTAGTCATCAGTTCTTTGCACCTAGCTCTTCCGTCTCGGGTCGCTAAGGCTGACTTATAAACGCGTCTTAATATCATGAAGTAAGACCTAAACTTAAAAAAGGTATTCATAGAAAGTGTTGGCGCTACATGCTGAGTCGGCTGATGAAATAACATTGACCGTCTTCCGGGTAACGCCCTCAAAACAATGACACGCATTTCCTTAAAGTGAAAGCACACAGCGTTGCTAAACGTTTATAAAAATACAGTTAAATTAGTATAAACAAGGTCAAAGTGTGCTTTGTAATTTGTATATCAAGTGGCTGATATTCATCCAAACAAATAACAAAATAGTAAATGCCCATTACATCAAATGAACAAGGATAACTTCAGTTATTCAACTTGTACAATGCCTCCAATCAATTACTAATTCGTACAACTATATCACGTGTAACTGACAAGTGTACAAACCAGGGCTTTTCAAGAGAAACAAAAAATTACGTCGGTTCTAGGTAACAGTTTACTACAAAAATACCCGTTAAACTGTAATGTAATTTCCATTGTATATAATATGGAGAGGGCTCCAGCTCCCCAAAATGACGAGACAGACTGTTTAAAAACACAGGTTGGCAATGGGACTTTAATTTATTCTTCAAAAAGTACCTCTAATTGGAGGTAGTAAACTGAAAGTATCCAGACGCTTCATCTAAATAAAATTCATAACCGTATTTATGGTCAACTACATTTATGTGCTTTACTGCATTATGAGGTTTTACATTCTATTGGTCTCTGGTTAGTAGGGTGATTTAACTTCATTTTATTACCTAAACATAAACTCCTTGTTTTGGTCAGCACAGTTACTTGAAGACCTCCAAGACCAGTTGGTCTCCCTGAAGGAACAGATGGATCTTTGCAACACAGTTCTGAAGGACCTGGTGGGCCTGCGGGGTATTTTAAGGGTATGTTTCTCCATGCTTCAAACTCTGAAAAATGTGTCACCCACCAAACCGAAGTATCTCTCTGAACTCCACAGGAGAAGAACCTTAGCGATGGATGGTGGAAATGTGAATCATTTTGTATGTCAATAAAAACTATCATGGATTATCTAACTTTTTTGCTTGGGCAAAAATGGGATACCCGTTTGATAAGATTTAATTAGTATTATATTGCTCTCAATTCAAAAAGTACTTGCTTTATTATACAATACTACTTCATACAAAACAAGCGTAAGCAAACCAATTTCACATGATACATTCTTTTAAAAATAGAAATCCTTCACAACTTATCACTCTTTGGGTGTTGAAGACATTCCTCTGGATTATTAAATTTCCCCCTCATTTTACATATTGAGTGCTCAAATAATCATGTGTACTTAACTATGAACAGAATTCCAAAATACAAACTACTTTTTCAAAACCTCAGCCAGCGTTTTGCACCTATGAACTCACCATTCTAAGCATCTGACCATTGGCTACAAAATAAATCCCCATTTGAGCTGTTATTCGCCTGACAATTTAACCTAAAGGTTAAGTAAAATCTATTCCATAAAAGGCTGAAAATGACAGACTCAACCCTTGTTTAAACAGCTCTACTGGGGTCAGAACCATGGTTACGTTTACATTTTAGTAATGTAGtaaacactcttatccagagcaattagggttaagtgccttgctcattggcaaaaacagatttttcacctggtTGGCTTTGGGTTCGATTCAGCGacctttcgattactggcccaacactcttaaccgctaggctacctgctgctctgGCCACTGCGGAGCTCGTGCGAGGTAAGTGTCGGAAAACATACCTCTGGGATATTCTACTGTACTCAATTTTATCTTTACACAGATCCACAGAGAAGATTGAAATATTGCTAGTTTTATCATTTTTGTGCTCCTGCTAGCTAGCACTATTCACCAGCCAATCAGCTAGCTTTTTTTGTTCAATGTGACGTGCCCTTTGTCATCACTAGCTACTACATAGACCCTGCCCTTTCACTTCTCAAactgtgattttaaacctaatcACACTGCCTACATTAAAttaagaaaagcacattttttgttttcATGGATTCAGTCATAAACCCCACCTATTTCTTCTATTTCTCTCCCCAAAATGtaattttaaacctaaccttaaacacaATGCTAATCTTATGCCTAAGCCTTTCTTTACAGTAAGAAAGCTTGTTTTCATGACGTTTTACAATACACCCAATTTGTGGTTGTGGTAACTAGTGGGTATCTGTGCCATTCCACAATGGCTGCTGTGGCTACTGCTAGCTAGCATGAGGATGAAAAGGGCAGTTTTTTTGGAGTACAGTGGCAAATCCCATCCCTGCATTGAGGTATGTTTTCCCACCCATATCTTGTGCTGGCTCCAGTGCCTTAATGTAACCATGATTGCATTTTGAGTCTAGTGCAGCTCGGTGTAAACAAGCATAACAGTAGGGTCAGTATCTTCTAGCAAAGGTAGAACCAGCACTTTCAATTCTAACAATGGGTCTAACAAATCGGGTCCAAATTTGTATCACCCTTACAGATTAACGTAAAGTTAATTGAGATGACTTGAGCAaaaacagcacatacagtatgagaACACAAGAAAATATGATTGTCTTTCACCCAAAACTTTTAAAAAGATGAAGGGCAGGGTACAACATTTGACACAAATAATTCTTACAACAGAATCATATTGTAGTAATTTTTTCCCGAAATCCAGTTAGTGTTTAACCAGGTAACTCACACGGGAGGCAAAACAagtacatgtaaaaaaaaaagagacaATTCAATGGAAAGCAATGGgggtaataataaaaaataaaaaaacatttcaatGCCCAGGCTCACAGCCCCACCTAAAACATGATACATCACACATAATAAATTGGACCTTCACATAAAATGGATGATCATGGTGATCAAAATAGGATGCGAAGTTGGTCAAATCACTAAGTTGAATACTGAAAGATTGGTGAGCAAAAATGGTTACGTACATGGAGCTTCACAAATGAGAAAGTTGAGCCGTCAAAGTTGACATTAGCAAACCTGAATATTGATTTAACAGAATTACTTGGACCAAGACATTGACGTAAAAGGTTGGAaaggtttttttttgttgcattttgTACTTTAAGGAAAACTGCAGTCAAATCATTGCATAGATATTTTCTTTAAAAAGGTTTGCATCGAATTGTAGGTGAACATGTTGAGGGCAGTAAGAGGGTGGGTCAGGATTCATATTTACAATACATTTAGTTATTGACCAGCATTGTCAGGGGGGAtacctatactgaacaaaaatattaatgcaacatgtaaagcgttggtcccatgtttcatgaaaataaataagatccaagaaatgttccatactcccAAAATGCTTCTCTCTAATTTTGTGcataaatttgtttacatccctgttagtgggcATTTCCCCTTTGTCAAGTCAATCCAtacacttgacaggtgtggcatatcaagaagctgactaaaaagcatgctcattacacaggtgcaccttatgctgggcacataatgccacagatgtcaagtTGAGAGAGCgcacaattggcatgctgactgcagaaatggccaccagagctgttgccagagaattgaatgttcatttctctaccataagccacatccatcgttttagagaatttggcaatacgtccACGTGTTactacgccagcccaggacctccacatccaactTCTTCACCTGTGCGATTGACGGAGACCAGCCACAGAGACAGCTGATGATTATTTAGGTCTGTAATAAAACCCTTTTGTTgggaaactcattctgattggctgggcctggctccccagtgtgaAATCCAaacattagggcctaatgaatttatttcaaatggactgatttccttttcTGAACTCCGTAAAATCTTTCAAAAATGGTTGCGTTAATATTTTTATTTAGTATAAATGTCAATAAGAAACTAATAatttaatatttgattatttttaacaattttattttacctttatttaactaggcaagtcagttaagaacaaattcttatttttaatacggcctaggaacagtgggttaactgcctgttcaggggcagaacgacagatttgcccCACAATCTCAAATCACAATTCACAATCTAGTGGACCCAATTTTAAGTGCTAGCTACATTAATCAATATTCCAGGTTATCATCAAGTTTTGGTATCAGTTAAATCTCAAAACAGGAAAAGGGCAAAGCCCATGTTAGTTTACACATTTCTCCTACTCAGGTCTGCCAGATAAAGATTTCCTGCGTACTCTGTTATCCTATGATACATGATGACGCCTATGTTGGATCTCTGTCACCCTTCTTTACATGCTAAATAATAGATCATGATAGCTGCTGTCAATCAATGCCTGTGAAGTAGCAATTAAAATGTTGATGTAATTCTAATTTCCAACTACAACATTGATGTAGTGATCTGTAAAATAAAGTATTAAGAAGTTGTCTCCAATACAGTACTACAAAGAATCAAGAGAAACAATTTCAGTCTACAGTATATTTCTGCAGTAACATCTTCACAAAACAATTACATAAAAATAATAATTGGGATCATTTGATTTGTTGGCACATTTGTCTGTTAAATCTTCAAACATAAAATGAAGCATTTCTTTTCAATGTCATTTTGGCCACTTGTAGACAGCTGCTAAAAGGCATTGAGAACAAGACTAGATAAAACAGGAGAACGTAATCAAGCAGCGTGTCCAAATCAAGCCATAGGCAAAGATTGACAAGACAAGGAGACTGCTCAGTAAGCCACAGCAAGTGAGATATCCTGTAGTAAGGCAAGGTTGCTCTACACATGATATTTGGGCATAATGCCTTCTCTCCAATTTTTTATAATCATTGCATTATGTCCCATGTGAAACAATATTGTCATATACTCTAAGAAAGTTACTTACACTTGCATTTGAAAATAAATACTATGTTGACTGCACAGTAGCCAGTGGCCCTAAAACTAACCATTATTAGGCTTCATTTTAAACTCTTCTGCATAAGATGTGAGAGCATCTGCATGGGGGCAGAATGCAAAGACAAAGGGCAGCGCAGGGTGTATTGTCTTTAGTCTCCAAGGTTCAAGTCTACATATTCAAAATGTATATACAAAACAAATACATTCTTAAACAATCTGAAGGAATAAGTGTTCATATATttaaatgtaatgtatttacaCCATCATCAACACCCTTCAGAAACCCCTTCTGACAGCAGTGGTATTTAAATAGTCATAGTAATAACGCAGATAACTAGTCATATTAGACTGTGCACAAAGAGGGGAGAGTGCAGCCGAAAAAGGGGGCTACTACAATCGATAGGCATCCGGGCAGTTGCCTTCTAAAATGTCAAAATGGACAATCTCTTATTAAATAAAGGAAAATCTCAAGCTGTATAAATGAGATATGCCATGATGCATCCCTGAGTGCGTCATAATTCATAGAGAAACAGTGTCGTGAGCAATTATTTTCATAATTGATTCATGATTTCATTGTGAAGAGGTTTTGCTGACCAAAACTCAATTTAGGACTTTTGACAACCTTGATATATAATTAATTGCGTTGTGTTGAAACAGCTTTCTGAAACAGACTGAGAGGGGCTCCATAAAACAAAAATCAGTAACGAGGGGGGACTAAAAAAAGAAACCTTGGGCGAAAAGTGGAATAAATTAACAATGATTACAATGATGATGAATAAGCTGTGACTTGATGACAGTCTAAGGTCAGAGAtttagatttttttctctctccaataaataaaatattattgACAAATTAAATATTAAGTTATAGGCTTATTACTAACGCATTTACTTCTAAATTATATTTAAAAAGGCAAGCACATTGCGTCACAGGCAATATATTTTTCAATTAGTAAATATGCCTGTAAAGAAAGACAACAACGAACAAAGTgagacaaaagacaaaacaatgaTCTGGACTACACTAGCTAATTTAGGTAAAACACTGGAAATTACTCTTCACATTATGGCATTAGCAAGACATTGCTTTTAAGGGAATGGCAACACTAATTCCTTGTAGGAAATATAGTTGATGAAATTCCAATTCACTTCACATGCAGTGCATTCTGGTCAATCACTTACCAACTAATCATAATAGTTACAGTTAAGAACTATTGTACAGTACATGGATATAGACAATGTTTTGTTGCTCTCAGGAATCAGCTTCACACCATATTAGAAGCACACAATAGTTCCTCGGGCCTTTCAAATGATCAGTGCTTAGGACCTTGTCTTGTTTGATGGAGAGCCAGCTAATTAAGAACACTTTTCTTGACTGGCATGCATTTAGCTGCTTTTTCAAAATAAGCCCCCTCATTAAGTTTCACTTACAATACTTGAAAAGCGGATGCGTAGTGGGTAAATCGGCTTGTACGGCTGCGTCCTGATTCTATATCCTCTCCTAATGTGTGCATATGCACACTCCCTTTAATTTAacaatggtagaaactccctctGCCCAACGCTTTCACGAAAATGCTTTTAAATCCATGACTGGGAGTATGCAAGAAGAGTGGCGAATAGGGACGAAGCCTGAGTGTCCACTAGGGGTTGGTGGTGGTGCTAGTGCCAGCGGTGGCCAGAGTGAAGTCATCATTGCTGGTCACCAGTAGCAGAGCCTCGATGTTGGCCGTGCTCTCGGGGCTCTGCAGGGACAGGAATTCCGACACGGATGGTTTGGCCACCATGGACGTGATCGGAGGGGGGTTGGTGGTCGCCGTGGCCACCCCTGGGGGGAACGTCTGTACAGGGTTCGAGGGGCTACCCGGTCCTAGTACCGCTCCTGTTTGGGGAAGAGGGGACTCGTTCACTTCCGAGGTGAGCGGTGGGAGGCAGCACAAGGGGGAAGAGGGTGCCGGGGGGAGTACGGGGGAAAAGGGCAGTGCCACGGGAGCGGAGGGTGGTAGAGGAGCGGGGAGCACTGTGGGCTGTTGTTGTGGTGCTGCCGAGGTGTTGCTGCTCTTGTTCGAGAGCTTGTCTTTAGAAGAGTCCCTGCAGGCACACTGGCACTGGCAGGACTCCTCCTGTTTGATGATGATGACGGGCAGGCTGAGGCCGATCTGCTGGACAGAGTTGCCTGTAACACATTACAAAACAAGGGTTGCATTTCATTAGGCACGAAACAGAAGAAAACGGTCCAAAACCCAGTGAACTCTTCAATAAGAAACGCCCGTTTTCGTTTTCTTTTGTATAACACTTTGAAATACAATGTACCCTAATGAACACAAACAGGAGCTATAGCATAACTACAGACCAAGCCAGCTGTCCAATAATTACATCCAATCCTTTGTAATTCAAATTTCATTCAAATGCTACTAGGGGACATCAAATGAATTTGTGGCATGTAAATACATTCAACATGGATGACTTTTCTAAATGACGGATGAGTTGGCTTTTTAAATATCCTGATTCATTAAACATTGGTAGGCTACCCCACATGAAAAacatactacagtacttactatataaTTCTGtagtatacttaagcaataaaGCCAGAGGAGGTATGGTATATGGCCAAGaaaccacagctaagggctgttattATGCATGatgcaacgtggagtgcctggacacagcccttagccgtggtatattggccatataccacaaacctctgaggtgccttattgctattatagactggttaccaacataatcagaacagtaaaaataaatgtgttgTCATAGATCGTGGTATACGATCTGAAATACCACGGCTTTCTGCCAAATCAGTTTATAATATGGTATacatactatagtatttactgtaatGTTTTCGCTGAATTTattgtagtattcactgtagtgttttttgttgttgtgcggACATGattagtatactgtagtatttacataaAGTGGGAgctttctccttgaggaaacctactggacaaatactaaaagagcacattttccataacctgtaggtaggtaggaccaTGGTCTGAACAAATAGTTCAGAGCTTCTACCCTTTTCTAAAACCTGAAGGGAACACAATATttgtaggtttctcacttatgggtggcacaaattgggatatgggGAAGGGGAATGGGCAGACTATATGCACATTAAATACAGCAGTATTGCTATAGTGAAAAactagtgtttttgcagacattactatagtatttactatagtgttttacCATATACTACAAAATGATAGtgacattatttttatttctacttgcccattcttccactgcaaatctaccattccagtgttttacttgctatattgtatttactttgccaccatggcctttttttttgcatttacctcccttatcacacctcatttgctcacatcgtatatagacttgtttctactgtgttattgactgtatgtttgttttactccatgtataactctgtgtcgttgtatgtgtcgaactgctttgcattatcttggccaggtcgcaattgtaaataaataaaaaatattgagtACTGTACATGATCAAGGGATACGACAGTGTGTAGTAtattattctacagtatactatagtatttattaATGTGCGTCAGTGTAGCATTATTGCTGTTAATAATCACACTGGTAAAAGTAGGGGACAAATCTCACCTGAATTGCCTCCTACTGGTATGGCTGTGGTAAAGAAGACCTTCTCCACTTTTGGACCTCCGTGTGGCTGGAAACAAACAACATTGATGTCCACACAAATAAATCAGCACCCAACCAAACTATCAATTCAATATTAACCGGCATGTCAAACCGGCACTCTTACCGCTTGCTCTGGGTTCTGTTGGCTGTTGGCAGCGGTGTTAAGGATCCACTGCAGGTTCTGGTCGGACATGACGATGCTGGGCTGCAGCAGGCTCTGGGTGTGGCTGTGACTTAGGGCGATGGTGGGGGCAGAGGCTGGGGGCGCCAGGGCAGGGTTGGTGTTGCTGGCcaaaggcactgtgtgtgtgtgagccacgGCCGGCAGCGGCAcagtctctgtgggggtggcagcaactACAGTGCCCAGAGCCGCGTTGGTGAGGGCTGGGCCTGGCACCAATACTGGCGCAGCAGAGGGCACTATTGGAGTGATCTGTATGGGCAGCGCCACGTTGGGGGCAGGCATAT contains:
- the yrdc gene encoding yrdC domain-containing protein, mitochondrial isoform X3, whose product is MDHLPSVRKDYKCDEHVRAPEWRSGQSHCISVQESSLQSLVRIQAESHPAVIGSPIGWHTIGPAFSGFGWDGAEILNSTVEALKDGQVVAVPTDTIYGLACLAQNSNAIKKVYDIKGRKGQKPLAICVGEIKDIYKYCKVSVKEELIGELLPGPVTLVLERAEVLNTDLNPFTPLVGVRIPDHAFMRRLCQMCGEPLALTSANISSHSSTVAVHEFQDLWPRLAVVVDGGPIGDKSRLGSTVVDLSVLGKYRIIRPGCAFSSTVDVLEHKYGLSQDTGDQ
- the yrdc gene encoding yrdC domain-containing protein, mitochondrial isoform X2, giving the protein MDHLPSVRKDYKQCDEHVRAPEWRSGQSHCISVQESSLQSLVRIQAESHPAVIGSPIGWHTIGPAFSGFGWDGAEILNSTVEALKDGQVVAVPTDTIYGLACLAQNSNAIKKVYDIKGRKGQKPLAICVGEIKDIYKYCKVSVKEELIGELLPGPVTLVLERAEVLNTDLNPFTPLVGVRIPDHAFMRRLCQMCGEPLALTSANISSHSSTVAVHEFQDLWPRLAVVVDGGPIGDKSRLGSTVVDLSVLGKYRIIRPGCAFSSTVDVLEHKYGLSQDTGDQ
- the yrdc gene encoding yrdC domain-containing protein, mitochondrial isoform X1, with translation MLFHQPTQHVAPTLSMNTFFKFRSYFMILRRVYKSALATRDGRARCKELMTKMLRLSPQSVMNGPSAQCEERLQDGAEILNSTVEALKDGQVVAVPTDTIYGLACLAQNSNAIKKVYDIKGRKGQKPLAICVGEIKDIYKYCKVSVKEELIGELLPGPVTLVLERAEVLNTDLNPFTPLVGVRIPDHAFMRRLCQMCGEPLALTSANISSHSSTVAVHEFQDLWPRLAVVVDGGPIGDKSRLGSTVVDLSVLGKYRIIRPGCAFSSTVDVLEHKYGLSQDTGDQ